From Argopecten irradians isolate NY chromosome 2, Ai_NY, whole genome shotgun sequence, the proteins below share one genomic window:
- the LOC138315799 gene encoding b(0,+)-type amino acid transporter 1-like isoform X1 gives MKLVNRSESSSMESDTSSGEVKLKKSVGLFTGVGLIVGSMIGSGIFISPKGILEGTGSVAMSMIIWALCGLVVTLGALSYAEMGTAIPKSGGEHSYLMFTYGHMSKFGAIPSFIFDWVSLFIIRPTQFALISLSLGTYVAKPFFPDCDPPLKAVKLITAVAMLLVTFINITSVKVAVWLQSFCTMAKLLAIAIITVGGIYKLITDGGEHLADGFEGTSENVGLIAIAFYNGLWAFDGWNNLNLVTEELKSPQKNLPLAIIIGIPMTTMCYLLANIGYFAVMSKHEVLESHAVAVTWGDHMLGVMSWTVPLFVVISCLGAANGCLFATSRLVYVAARGGNFPQFLSFINMTRLTPLPSVLFTSLVGFAILIPGDISTLMDFYGFSAWFIYSMTIFSVLVLRYTQPNLHRPYKVPIVIPIFVFLIASYLLISPIIQSPRIQFVYACIFIASGMLFYIPFVYMKLQVPFIDKFSTAMQKIFLIVPGKAET, from the exons ATGAAGTTAGTTAACAGATCAG AATCATCCAGTATGGAATCAGACACCAGCAGTGGTGAAGTGAAGCTGAAGAAGAGCGTGGGTCTATTTACAGGAGTCGGGCTTATAGTCGGCTCCATGATAG GATCAGGGATATTCATTTCCCCGAAAGGCATTTTAGAAGGTACGGGATCCGTAGCCATGAGTATGATCATCTGGGCGTTATGTGGTCTTGTCGTTACACTAG GTGCCCTGTCCTATGCTGAGATGGGTACCGCCATACCAAAGTCGGGAGGAGAACACTCCTACCTCATGTTTACATACGGACATATGAGCAAATTTGGTGCTATTCCTTCATTTATATTTGACTGG GTGTCACTGTTCATTATACGACCGACCCAGTTTGCCCTTATAAGCCTCAGTCTAGGGACGTACGTGGCCAAGCCATTTTTCCCGGACTGTGACCCTCCTCTCAAGGCCGTGAAATTGATCACAGCAGTTGCCATGC TTCTTGTCACTTTTATCAACATCACGAGTGTTAAGGTGGCCGTTTGGCTCCAGTCCTTCTGTACGATGGCCAAACTACTTGCCATAGCTATTATCACTGTCGGAGGGATATACAaattaattacag ATGGCGGAGAACATTTAGCAGACGGCTTTGAAGGAACAAGTGAGAACGTTGGTCTGATCGCTATAGCATTTTATAATGGGCTCTGGGCTTTTGATGGATG GAATAATTTGAATTTAGTAACAGAGGAACTGAAGAGCCCTCAAAA AAATCTTCCATTGGCGATTATTATCGGAATTCCTATGACGACTATGTGTTACCTCCTCGCCAATATTGGTTACTTTGCGGTCATGTCTAAACACGAGGTTCTCGAGTCACATGCTGTAGCTGTG ACCTGGGGTGACCACATGCTCGGTGTGATGTCATGGACAGTGCCTCTCTTTGTCGTTATATCCTGTCTGGGGGCTGCCAACGGTTGTCTGTTTGCCACTTCGAG GCTGGTATATGTGGCGGCTAGGGGAGGTAACTTTCCTCAATTTTTATCCTTCATTAACATGACCAGACTGACACCTCTGCCATCTGTCCTTTTTACG TCTTTGGTAGGATTTGCTATCCTTATTCCCGGAGATATTAGTACTCTAATGGACTTCTATGGATTCTCCGCCTGGTTTATCTACAGCATGACGATATTTTCTGTTCTAGTCCTCAGATACACACAGCCTAATCTCCATAGACCATATAAG GTTCCAATTGTTATTCCCATTTTCGTCTTCCTCATAGCATCATATCTACTGATCTCACCTATCATACAAAGTCCCAGGATACAGTTTGTCTATGCCTGTATATTTATAGCCAGCGGAATGTTGTTTTATATTCCTTTTGTTTACATGAAGTTACAAGTACCTTTTATTG ATAAATTCAGTACAGCGATGCAGAAGATATTCCTTATTGTACCAGGGAAGGCAGAAACATAA
- the LOC138315799 gene encoding b(0,+)-type amino acid transporter 1-like isoform X2 → MESDTSSGEVKLKKSVGLFTGVGLIVGSMIGSGIFISPKGILEGTGSVAMSMIIWALCGLVVTLGALSYAEMGTAIPKSGGEHSYLMFTYGHMSKFGAIPSFIFDWVSLFIIRPTQFALISLSLGTYVAKPFFPDCDPPLKAVKLITAVAMLLVTFINITSVKVAVWLQSFCTMAKLLAIAIITVGGIYKLITDGGEHLADGFEGTSENVGLIAIAFYNGLWAFDGWNNLNLVTEELKSPQKNLPLAIIIGIPMTTMCYLLANIGYFAVMSKHEVLESHAVAVTWGDHMLGVMSWTVPLFVVISCLGAANGCLFATSRLVYVAARGGNFPQFLSFINMTRLTPLPSVLFTSLVGFAILIPGDISTLMDFYGFSAWFIYSMTIFSVLVLRYTQPNLHRPYKVPIVIPIFVFLIASYLLISPIIQSPRIQFVYACIFIASGMLFYIPFVYMKLQVPFIDKFSTAMQKIFLIVPGKAET, encoded by the exons ATGGAATCAGACACCAGCAGTGGTGAAGTGAAGCTGAAGAAGAGCGTGGGTCTATTTACAGGAGTCGGGCTTATAGTCGGCTCCATGATAG GATCAGGGATATTCATTTCCCCGAAAGGCATTTTAGAAGGTACGGGATCCGTAGCCATGAGTATGATCATCTGGGCGTTATGTGGTCTTGTCGTTACACTAG GTGCCCTGTCCTATGCTGAGATGGGTACCGCCATACCAAAGTCGGGAGGAGAACACTCCTACCTCATGTTTACATACGGACATATGAGCAAATTTGGTGCTATTCCTTCATTTATATTTGACTGG GTGTCACTGTTCATTATACGACCGACCCAGTTTGCCCTTATAAGCCTCAGTCTAGGGACGTACGTGGCCAAGCCATTTTTCCCGGACTGTGACCCTCCTCTCAAGGCCGTGAAATTGATCACAGCAGTTGCCATGC TTCTTGTCACTTTTATCAACATCACGAGTGTTAAGGTGGCCGTTTGGCTCCAGTCCTTCTGTACGATGGCCAAACTACTTGCCATAGCTATTATCACTGTCGGAGGGATATACAaattaattacag ATGGCGGAGAACATTTAGCAGACGGCTTTGAAGGAACAAGTGAGAACGTTGGTCTGATCGCTATAGCATTTTATAATGGGCTCTGGGCTTTTGATGGATG GAATAATTTGAATTTAGTAACAGAGGAACTGAAGAGCCCTCAAAA AAATCTTCCATTGGCGATTATTATCGGAATTCCTATGACGACTATGTGTTACCTCCTCGCCAATATTGGTTACTTTGCGGTCATGTCTAAACACGAGGTTCTCGAGTCACATGCTGTAGCTGTG ACCTGGGGTGACCACATGCTCGGTGTGATGTCATGGACAGTGCCTCTCTTTGTCGTTATATCCTGTCTGGGGGCTGCCAACGGTTGTCTGTTTGCCACTTCGAG GCTGGTATATGTGGCGGCTAGGGGAGGTAACTTTCCTCAATTTTTATCCTTCATTAACATGACCAGACTGACACCTCTGCCATCTGTCCTTTTTACG TCTTTGGTAGGATTTGCTATCCTTATTCCCGGAGATATTAGTACTCTAATGGACTTCTATGGATTCTCCGCCTGGTTTATCTACAGCATGACGATATTTTCTGTTCTAGTCCTCAGATACACACAGCCTAATCTCCATAGACCATATAAG GTTCCAATTGTTATTCCCATTTTCGTCTTCCTCATAGCATCATATCTACTGATCTCACCTATCATACAAAGTCCCAGGATACAGTTTGTCTATGCCTGTATATTTATAGCCAGCGGAATGTTGTTTTATATTCCTTTTGTTTACATGAAGTTACAAGTACCTTTTATTG ATAAATTCAGTACAGCGATGCAGAAGATATTCCTTATTGTACCAGGGAAGGCAGAAACATAA